The Eleutherodactylus coqui strain aEleCoq1 chromosome 13, aEleCoq1.hap1, whole genome shotgun sequence genome includes a window with the following:
- the DIDO1 gene encoding death-inducer obliterator 1 isoform X1 gives MEEVTSTLSSVNFETELNLEILESSSPASFSDDKEHSEDMLRSIKPTSKEFKKTWGFRKTTIAKREIISDTDMDSADSSRQQTPSLRRSGRQPKPTERVEEFLTSFRRNRERKSNNLENSSDRSCPATDAETASEGSVEGTSEVKFDSKSKSVSSKVQVKKEEDDSSDSDGMTLKELQNKLRSRRSNNSSSETVSAQAVNTGNTNTSESTIRTRSANRLALLQQQTQTTPIKQEPHSPEHIQDQKQERTIFSPKSRPEVENYDPNALYCICRQPHNNRFMICCDRCEEWFHGDCVGISEGRGRLLEKDGEDYICPNCTILQEHEESGTDGEQKETSTEAVTCTTEVTGVGAVEHYTLSQGIKGRIEKAAHPSGKKKLKIFHPVAVPESIVHLEEVSETAPVSNELTPGTELSDTPDVARCIGPGCARNALPDSVYCSHDCILKHAAAAMKSLSSSKESKPKEKVKVKSEKKPAPKMQTSSNPPVVQKSSAPMKTDDVMKKALVVIQRTEPEASSELKMESGSTPSWESDHNYIAVKPEKTAAISSTLFYKSAEKVEEPEEKAETPTPPVKKTSPTLPLGLMKPISGLPRIPMLKKIPPLLVPAKKSSTPVPTSSKTFISIKPKPSAAPSPSAISKLPPIPKKTPPPSSSSGAPMKTTANSLPKKLSSSPPKATSTSVSSANASQTSNVSNKPTTSSSQQGPNVQIRQNIRRSLKEILSKRMNDSDDLVMSENEVAKIAVNIEKEMFNLFKDTDNRYKSKYRNLMFNLKDPKNQGLFHRVLREQIPLPKLVRLKPEELVSKKISSWRETGSKSNAILKMKSRGENKFSPRNVIDMEESPPMFDTDTEQQESARAPAPEKSSLSLPDVFTSMLNDTTSQHRAHLFDLNCKICTGQMSGGDEPSNKRTKTTSSTVVKKADLKPDAELVDEPPPPPDEEPDTPMDTTEDETVPETAPEKTPLPTASSTFPEPLLPKPQPPSNPVTTVTVSGRDPRRAINRPPPPAVSTVPNASPNPIRDEETPAPSPPTTVITAPKSILMKPTTSDIRYLSSSSPNVNMPDIRSPQDGDTSLFLSRLSPIWKGFINMQSVAKFVTKAFPVSGSIEYLNEDLPDTIHIGGRISPKTVWDYVGKLKSSVSKELSLIRFHPATEEEEVAYISLYSYFSSRGRFGVVANNNRHIKDLYLIPLSAKDPIPSKLLPFDGPGLESTRPNLILGLVICQRNKRPAPSEPDKAEEKRMKPPTQEEIDILNFGKTPVQSQAEKKPQKYQPYSSDVVQSTTPPGSPPPLAETVPKVVPSAPALPVSKADISAANTARNSPPPPAEQSKTATPLEHILKKLFGTSDKKAETSNSPAVTSTTATIEPVVERKFVDPIVQQFGQLPKEKDLEEEDNDRPYDPEEEYDPEKAFDISVVDDGNNEMPYEPEQPCENLYDDEAYDPEDETILEEAKVPFEDLPNKMSVVSKIKPGEVSAEFLSNVPDSSTLLEQQKMLEELNKQIEEQKRQLEEQEEALRQQRAAVGVSMAHFSVSDALMSPPPKSSITKNEFFQQEPSTTKATVSATSEQLVTSSKDPRQARDPRQAATKRIHSDIGDVPSKELPSEKELQPFLSEPNMSISVVMPFSSMEEEKPVANMDITKQTSEILFEKLEKDFKQDDAPWNNIQDAAIIPESSMCIPKPPRKVLLPTPEGIPPLRETQQFTGFLSAQGPSWAMDSETFGSRVLPQGNRPNHFEPLREIVLAQKRGQIASFREEGENRHLPFAKDSLLAPPQHDIPLLFGEQRPLSNTDLSHSTLFSEDDFADNLEGYGGLPSEQNLEQKGLGSITSHQPPHLFRDRVPLNAFSTQKGHSPPKFDRPNSPHLELEDSCFGGTADPSLRFDGSRRFDSPRGPMPTSFMGGRPQPLSFDGPPRPSRGAQIQTSFIGPAPTNLPPRGDYPNKFDDFQGSSNYPGARGLSPHLTDDPGNHSPPIFSNQRGSVSVPYSGQHGQASSRFSEQPQQTRSRPLLDLPAILPSHRSENWSKPGPDSHQEFTEQRQDLDHWASNSFRQNKDQRSQGFEGRPRNFEGPNEPQPSEPASNTGFEERRRERENDVQWDRDRGRNWNRERNFERNRDFDRPRTRESNRDGDKDIEKREWDRNRDRDNRDRDRNRDRERDRGRDRDRDRDRDSDRDKDRDKDRERERERERDRDRDRDRDRDRYRDRDRDSYRRRDRSRSRDRDRSRSRDRDRDRERDRERERDRDRMRERDRGRDRTVRSKSNENRDSKSDKSKDSSKSTAAEPASSSHT, from the exons CCTCCTTTTCAGATGACAAGGAACACAGTGAAGATATGCTGAGATCCATTAAGCCAACAAGCAAGGAGTTTAAGAAAACTTGGGGATTTCGTAAAACGACAATTGCCAAACGTGAGATAATCAGTGATACAGACATGGACAGTGCAGACTCCAGTCGGCAACAGACTCCCTCTCTGCGACGCAGTGGGCGCCAGCCAAAGCCTACTGAGAGGGTTGAAGAGTTTCTTACATCTTTCAGAAGAAATAGAGAGAGAAAAAGCAACAATCTGGAAAATTCTAGCGATAGATCATGTCCAGCAACTGATGCAGAAACCGCGTCCGAAGGAAGTGTAGAGGGCACTTCTGAAGTAAAGTTTGATTCAAAGTCTAAAAGTGTCTCTTCTAAAGTCCAGGTTAAGAAGGAAGAAGATGATAGTTCTGATAGTGATGGTATGACattgaaagagcttcagaacaaaCTAAGAAGTCGACGCAGCAACAACTCTTCAAGTGAAACAGTTAGTGCACAGGCTGTGAACACTGGAAATACGAACACTTCAGAGTCCACTATCCGCACTAGAAGTGCAAATCGTCTAGCCCTACTGCAACAGCAAACTCAGACCACTCCTATAAAGCAGGAGCCCCACAGCCCAGAACACATACAAGACCAGAAACAGGAGAGAACGATTTTCTCGCCAAAAAGCAGACCTGAAGTGGAGAACTATGATCCAAATGCACTATATTGCATATGTCGTCAACCTCACAACAACAG GTTCATGATTTGCTGTGACAGATGTGAAGAGTGGTTTCACGGCGATTGTGTTGGAATATCTGAAGGCCGTGGTAGACTTTTGGAGAAGGATGGAGAGGATTATATTTGCCCCAACTGCACCATTTTGCAGGAGCATGAAGAAAGTGGAACAGATGGCGAACAGAAGGAGACAAGCACTGAAGCCGTTACTTGCACTACGGAAGTTACCGGTGTGGGTGCTGTGGAACACTATACACTCAGTCAAGGTATCAAAGGCAGAATTGAGAAGGCTGCACACCCCAGTGGCAAAAAGAAACTGAAGATTTTTCATCCT GTGGCGGTTCCAGAGTCTATTGTGCATCTTGAAGAAGTGTCTGAGACAGCTCCAGTTTCCAATGAGCTTACTCCGGGTACGGAATTGTCTGACACTCCAGATGTAGCCAGGTGCATTGGACCAGGTTGTGCAAGAAACGCCCTTCCCgattctgtgtattgcagtcatgATTGCATACTCAAGCACGCTGCAGCCGCAATGAAATCTCTTAGTTCAAGCAAAGAAAGTAAGCCTAAGGAGAAGGTCAAGGTAAAATCTGAGAAGAAACCTGCACCCAAGATGCAG ACCTCTTCAAACCCCCCAGTTGTACAGAAGTCTTCAGCCCCTATGAAGACAGATGATGTAATGAAGAAAGCTCTAGTGGTGATACAAAGAACAGAACCAGAAGCTAGCAGTGAGCTGAAAATGGAAAGTGGCAGCACGCCGTCCTGGGAGAGTGACCATAATTACATTGCAGTAAAGCCAGAAAAGACTGCTGCCATTTCATCTACACTATTTTACAAAT CAGCAGAGAAAGTCGAAGAACCAGAAGAGAAAGCCGAGACTCCGACACCACCTGTTAAGAAGACTTCTCCCACTTTACCCTTGGGGTTGATGAAGCCAATCTCTGGTCTCCCAAGAATTCCAATGTTAAAGAAGATCCCACCGCTCTTAGTTCCCGCCAAAAAGTCATCAACACCGGTTCCAACCAGCAGCAAGACATTCATATCTATCAAACCTAAACCCAGTGCTGCTCCAAGTCCTTCTGCTATTAGTAAATTACCACCAATACCCAAGAAGACTCCACCACCATCATCCTCTTCAGGAGCCCCCATGAAGACAACAGCCAACTCCTTGCCCAAAAAGCTATCCTCTTCTCCCCCCAAAGCAACTTCGACCTCTGTTTCCAGTGCAAACGCGTCACAAACCTCCAACGTGTCCAACAAGCCAACAACCAGCTCTTCACAACAGGGTCCTAATGTTCAGATAAGGCAGAACATTCGGCGGTCACTGAAGGAGATCCTCTCGAAAAG GATGAATGACAGCGACGACCTGGTGATGTCAGAGAACGAAGTCGCCAAGATTGCCGTAAACATTGAAAAAGAGATGTTCAACCTCTTTAAGGATACAGATAACCGCTACAAGAGCAAGTACCGAAACCTGATGTTTAACCTGAAAGATCCCAAAAACCAG GGATTGTTCCACCGAGTCCTGCGTGAACAAATCCCGCTGCCGAAATTGGTGCGTCTCAAGCCGGAAGAGCTCGTATCGAAGAAGATATCTTCCTGGAGAGAAACTGGATCCAAATCG AATGCGATTCTGAAGATGAAGTCTCGCGGGGAAAATAAATTCTCTCCCAGGAATGTAATTGATATGGAGGAATCCCCTCCAATGTTCGATACGGATACG GAACAGCAAGAATCCGCTCGGGCCCCAGCTCCGGAGAAGAGCAGCTTGAGTCTGCCCGATGTATTCACCAGTATGCTAAACGACACAACAAGTCAGCACCGTGCCCATCTTTTTGATCTGAACTGTAAAATATGTACAG GTCAAATGTCGGGTGGTGATGAACCGTCCAATAAGCGTACAAAAACCACTTCCTCAACTGTTGTGAAGAAGGCCGATCTAAAACCGGATGCAGAACTCGTAGATGAGCCGCCTCCACCCCCTGATGAAGAACCTGACACGCCGATGGACACTACTGAAGATGAGACTGTCCCAGAAACGGCCCCAGAGAAAACGCCTCTTCCCACTGCTTCCTCCACGTTCCCTGAGCCACTTTTACCTAAACCACAACCCCCCTCCAaccctgtcactactgtcactgtGTCTGGTAGAGACCCCAGAAGAGCAATCAACCGGCCCCCACCACCTGCCGTGTCTACTGTCCCCAATGCAAGCCCTAATCCCATTCGAGATGAAGAAACTCCAGCACCGTCTCCGCCGACtacagtcatcacagcccccaaGTCAATTCTGATGAAGCCAACAACGTCTGACATCCGCTATTTATCATCCTCGTCGCCAAATGTCAA CATGCCAGATATCCGGTCCCCTCAAGATGGAGATACCTCCCTTTTCCTCTCTCGTCTGAGTCCGATATGGAAAGGATTCATAAACATGCAGTCTGTGGCCAAATTTGTCACAAAGGCTTTCCCCGTCTCCGGCTCTATCGAGTATCTTAATGAG GACTTGCCAGACACCATCCATATCGGTGGTCGAATCTCTCCAAAGACTGTATGGGATTATGTGGGAAAACTGAAATCCTCGGTGTCAAAG GAGCTGTCCTTGATCCGTTTTCACCCTGCCACAGAAGAGGAAGAGGTGGCGTACATCTCCCTCTACTCCTACTTCAGCAGCCGCGGTCGTTTCGGAGTCGTCGCCAACAACAACAGACACATCAAAGACCTTTATCTTATCCCATTAAGTGCAAAGGACCCAATTCCATCAAAACTCTTGCCATTTGATGGACCAG GCCTTGAATCAACACGTCCAAATTTAATTCTGGGATTGGTCATTTGTCAAAGAAACAAGCGTCCAGCTCCAAGTGAACCAGATAAAGCCGAAGAAAAGCGAATGAAACCTCCAACCCAGGAAGAAATAGATATCTTAAATTTTGGAAAAACGCCTGTCCAATCTCAAGCCGAGAAGAAGCCCCAGAAGTACCAGCCATACTCGAGTGATGTTGTTCAAAGCACCACCCCACCAGGATCCCCTCCACCGCTTGCAGAAACTGTTCCAAAGGTGGTCCCTTCTGCTCCAGCATTGCCAGTTTCTAAAGCTGATATCTCTGCAGCCAACACTGCCCGTAACTCTCCTCCACCACCTGCTGAACAATCAAAGACTGCCACTCCACTGGAGCACATTTTGAAAAAACTCTTTGGAACCTCTGATAAGAAAGCGGAAACCTCGAACTCTCCTGCCGTCACAAGCACGACCGCTACTATAGAACCAGTAGTTGAGAGAAAGTTTGTGGACCCCATTGTGCAGCAGTTTGGTCAGCTGCCAAAAGAAAAAGACTTGGAAGAGGAGGATAACGATAGGCCCTATGATCCAGAAGAAGAGTATGAtccagaaaaggcctttgatattTCAGTAGTTGATGATGGCAATAATGAAATGCCTTATGAACCAGAACAGCCTTGTGAAAATCTATACGATGATGAGGCCTACGATCCGGAGGATGAAACGATCTTAGAAGAAGCTAAAGTTCCATTTGAAGATTTACCCAATAAGATGAGTGTTGTAAGTAAAATAAAGCCCGGGGAAGTAAGTGCAGAGTTTTTGAGCAATGTCCCAGATTCTTCTACTCTTTTGGAACAACAAAAAATGTTGGAGGAACTAAACAAGCAGATAGAGGAGCAAAAAAGACAACTGGAGGAACAGGAAGAAGCTCTTAGGCAGCAAAGAGCAGCTGTAGGTGTGTCGATGGCTCATTTCTCAGTCTCTGATGCCTTAATGTCCCCTCCCCCCAAATCTTCTATAACAAAGAATGAATTTTTCCAGCAAGAACCGAGTACAACTAAAGCTACCGTAAGTGCAACTTCAGAACAGCTTGTCACTAGTAGCAAAGATCCTAGACAAGCCAGGGATCCTCGACAAGCAGCGACAAAAAGAATACATTCAGATATTGGAGATGTTCCCAGCAAAGAGTTGCCAAGTGAGAAAGAACTTCAACCATTTTTATCTGAACCTAATATGTCAATCTCTGTGGTTATGCCATTTTCCAGCATGGAAGAAGAGAAACCTGTAGCTAATATGGACATTACTAAGCAAACTAGTGAAATCCTCTTTGAGAAGCTGGAAAAAGACTTTAAGCAAGATGATGCACCTTGGAATAACATTCAAGATGCAGCTATTATACCTGAAAGTTCAATGTGTATACCTAAACCTCCACGCAAAGTACTATTACCAACACCTGAAGGTATTCCACCACTACGTGAGACGCAACAGTTTACGGGCTTTCTTTCGGCACAAGGGCCAAGCTGGGCCATGGACTCCGAGACTTTTGGCAGTCGTGTTCTTCCTCAAGGAAATCGACCTAATCACTTTGAACCCTTAAGAGAAATAGTGCTGGCACAGAAAAGGGGACAAATTGCCTCCTTCCGAGAGGAGGGAGAAAATAGGCATCTGCCTTTTGCTAAGGATTCATTATTAGCGCCGCCACAACATGACATTCCACTGCTGTTTGGTGAACAAAGACCACTGTCTAATACAGATTTAAGCCATTCCACCTTGTTTTCTGAAGATGACTTTGCAGATAATTTGGAAGGATATGGTGGCCTTCCATCTGAACAAAACCTTGAGCAAAAAGGCCTTGGGTCTATTACGTCTCATCAACCTCCTCATTTGTTTAGGGACAGAGTACCTCTTAATGCTTTTTCCACTCAAAAGGGGCATTCACCTCCAAAATTTGACAGACCAAACAGTCCACACTTAGAATTAGAAGATTCTTGTTTTGGTGGTACAGCTGATCCATCTCTTCGATTTGATGGGTCTCGGAGATTTGATAGTCCTAGAGGACCCATGCCAACTTCATTTATGGGAGGACGACCACAGCCACTCAGTTTTGATGGTCCACCTAGACCTTCTAGAGGTGCGCAGATTCAGACATCGTTTATAGGGCCTGCACCCACAAACTTGCCTCCACGAGGAGATTATCCAAATAAATTTGATGACTTTCAAGGTTCAAGTAACTATCCTGGAGCAAGAGGCCTTTCACCTCATCTGACGGATGATCCCGGTAACCACTCGCCACCCATCTTTTCTAATCAGCGAGGTTCTGTTTCTGTTCCATATAGTGGACAGCATGGTCAAGCATCTTCTAGATTTTCAGAGCAACCTCAACAAACACGATCTCGGCCATTGCTTGATCTTCCAGCTATTCTGCCTTCACACAGAAGTGAAAACTGGAGCAAGCCTGGCCCAGATTCCCATCAGGAGTTTACAGAACAGAGGCAAGATTTAGATCACTGGGCATCTAACAGCTTCAGACAGAACAAAGACCAGCGCAGTCAAGGTTTTGAGGGAAGACCTCGAAACTTTGAGGGACCTAATGAACCACAACCATCTGAACCTGCATCAAATACAGGGTTTGAGGAGAGACGAAGGGAAAGGGAAAATGATGTACAGTGGGACAGAGACCGTGGCAGAAACTGGAACAGAGAAAGAAATTTTGAAAGAAACCGAGATTTTGATCGGCCAAGAACAAGAGAATCAAACCGAGATGGAGACAAAGACATAGAAAAGAGGGAGTGGGATAGGAACAGGGATAGGGACAACAGGGATAGGGACAGAAACAGAGATCGTGAAAGGGACAGAGGACGAGATAGGGACAGAGATCGGGATAGAGATAGTGACAGAGATAAAGACAGAGATAAAGACCGAGAGCGGGAACGAGAAAGGGAACGAGATCGTGATAGAGACCGTGACCGAGATAGGGACAGGTATAGAGACCGTGACAGAGATTCATATAGACGTAGAGATCGATCAAGGAGTAGGGACAGGGACAGGTCTCGAAGCAGGGATCGTGATAGAGACAGGGAAAGAGACCGTGAACGAGAAAGAGACCGTGACAGAATGAGAGAGCGGGACAGAGGACGAGATCGTACAGTCCGCAGCAAAAGCAATGAAAACAGAGATTCTAAATCCGATAAGTCAAAAGACTCTTCCAAGAGCACGGCGGCCGAGCCTGCGTCTTCAAGTCACACGTAA